From Pseudorasbora parva isolate DD20220531a chromosome 25, ASM2467924v1, whole genome shotgun sequence, one genomic window encodes:
- the fem1b gene encoding protein fem-1 homolog B produces MAEVPVPALARLESLARYVHKAASEGRVLTLAALLLNHSSVQTRYLLEYVTQVAGQRSTPLIIAARNGHDKVVRLLLDHYKVDTEQTGTVRFDGYIIDGATALWCAAGAGHFEVVRLLVSHSANVNHTTLTNSTPLRAACFDGRLDIVRYLVEHKADISIANKYDNTCLMIAAYKGHSDVVYFLLERGANPNAKAHCGATALHFAAEAGHLDIVKELVRCQAAMVVNGHGMTPLKVAAESCKADVVELLLSHADCDALSRIEALELLGASFANDRENYDILKTYHYLYLAMLERFRDPERVIAKELLSPVEAYGGRTECRSLQDLEAIRHDRDALHMEGLMIRERILGADNIDVSHPIIYRGAVYADNMEFDQCIKLWLHALYLRQQGNRNTHKDLLRFAQVFSQMVHLKEPVRASDVEHVLRASVLEIRRSMARLQTATEAELPPANDNYESNVFTFLYLVCISTKTQCGEEERARINKQIYDLIRLDPRSREGSSLLHLASSSGTPVDDFHTNDVCSFPNAQVTKLLIDCGAQVNAVDNEGNSPLHLIVQYNRPISDFLTLHAIIISLVEAGAHTDMTNKQKKTPLDKSTTGVSEILLKTQMKMSLKCLAARAVQQHQILYRDQIPKSLEEFVEFH; encoded by the exons ATGGCGGAGGTACCGGTACCGGCTCTGGCCCGGCTGGAGTCCCTGGCCCGGTACGTTCACAAAGCAGCCAGTGAGGGGCGAGTCTTGACCCTGGCCGCCCTGCTCCTGAACCACTCCAGCGTCCAGACCCGATACCTGCTGGAGTATGTGACCCAGGTGGCCGGACAGAGATCCACACCGCTCATTATTGCTGCTCGGAACGGACATGACAAGGTGGTCCGGCTCCTTTTGGACCACTACAAGGTGGACACTGAGCAGACGGGGACTGTCAGATTTGACGG GTATATTATCGATGGTGCCACGGCTCTTTGGTGTGCAGCCGGTGCTGGGCATTTCGAGGTGGTGCGTTTGCTGGTTTCCCACAGCGCCAACGTGAACCACACCACCCTCACTAACTCCACCCCCCTCAGGGCGGCATGCTTTGACGGCCGGCTGGACATCGTACGGTACCTCGTGGAGCACAAGGCCGACATCAGCATCGCCAATAAGTACGACAACACTTGTTTGATGATCGCCGCCTATAAGGGCCACAGCGACGTTGTGTATTTCCTGCTGGAGCGGGGAGCCAATCCCAACGCCAAAGCTCACTGCGGGGCCACCGCGCTGCACTTTGCCGCCGAAGCCGGGCATCTGGACATTGTGAAGGAGCTGGTGAGATGCCAAGCGGCGATGGTGGTTAATGGGCACGGCATGACACCCCTCAAGGTGGCGGCCGAAAGTTGCAAAGCGGATGTGGTGGAGCTGCTACTATCCCATGCGGATTGCGATGCTCTCAGCCGAATTGAGGCTTTGGAGCTCCTTGGGGCTTCGTTCGCCAATGACCGTGAGAATTACGACATTCTTAAGACTTATCACTACTTGTACCTGGCCATGCTGGAACGATTTCGGGATCCTGAGAGGGTCATCGCCAAAGAGTTGTTGTCACCCGTGGAGGCATACGGAGGGAGGACCGAATGTCGCAGTTTGCAAGACCTTGAGGCCATTCGTCACGACCGTGACGCGCTGCACATGGAAGGCCTAATGATTCGCGAGCGAATTTTGGGTGCGGATAACATAGACGTGTCCCATCCCATTATATACCGTGGCGCGGTTTACGCCGACAATATGGAGTTCGATCAGTGCATCAAACTGTGGCTGCATGCCTTGTACCTACGCCAGCAAGGAAACCGCAACACGCATAAAGACCTCTTGAGATTCGCGCAGGTTTTCTCGCAAATGGTCCACTTGAAGGAGCCAGTCCGTGCATCAGACGTAGAGCATGTTTTACGCGCAAGTGTCCTGGAGATCCGCCGCAGCATGGcacgcttgcaaaccgccacaGAAGCAGAGTTGCCGCCGGCAAACGACAATTACGAGTCCAATGTGTTTACCTTCCTCTACCTGGTTTGCATCTCCACCAAAACGCAGTGCGGCGAAGAAGAGCGAGCGCGCATAAACAAACAGATCTACGATTTAATACGCCTGGATCCGCGTTCCCGAGAGGGGTCGTCGCTTTTGCACCTGGCGTCCAGCTCCGGTACGCCCGTAGACGACTTCCACACCAATGACGTATGCAGTTTCCCCAATGCGCAAGTCACCAAGCTGCTCATAGACTGCGGTGCGCAAGTGAACGCTGTGGACAATGAAGGAAACAGTCCTCTGCATCTCATAGTACAGTACAACCGTCCCATCAGCGATTTCCTGACCCTCCACGCCATCATCATCAGCCTCGTCGAAGCCGGCGCTCATACAGACATGACCAACAAGCAAAAGAAAACCCCGCTTGACAAAAGCACAACGGGCGTTTCTGAAATCCTTCTGAAGACGCAGATGAAGATGAGTCTGAAATGCCTGGCGGCTCGTGCCGTGCAACAACATCAGATCTTGTACCGGGACCAGATTCCCAAAAGTTTAGAGGAGTTTGTTGAATTTCACTGA